A portion of the Caenorhabditis elegans chromosome III genome contains these proteins:
- the ZK632.10 gene encoding UPF0057 membrane protein ZK632.10 (Confirmed by transcript evidence): MCQILLAILAIFLPPIAVLLDVGCNCDLLINILLTCLGIIPGIIHAWYIILCKEKTVVQNIYVQTNDHGTAPPAYSPYSA; the protein is encoded by the exons ATGTGCCAGATTCTTCTCGCCATCCTTGCAATTTTCCTTCCG CCAATCGCTGTGCTTCTGGATGTTGGATGCAACTGTGACCTCCTCATCAACATTCTTCTCACCTGTCTCGGGATCATCCCAGGAATCATTCACGCGTGGTACATCATCCTTTGCAAGGAGAAGACTGTCGTTCAGAACATATACGTGCAGACT aatgaCCACGGAACCGCTCCACCAGCTTATTCTCCTTATTCGGCTTAA
- the lin-52 gene encoding Protein lin-52 (Confirmed by transcript evidence) — MLECTETMPEESEPVPMKCLDFEEAFQSESVSKGYESPYKNISFLKEDAVTVNTMSHCPADDIAKLIRNIQNSVYTLGIEEARQCRRGKLLNVLKPTGSASPRYLQPTPPKNVAEETTGSQ; from the exons ATGCTCGAATGCACCGAAACAATGCCAGAAGAAAGTGAGCCAGTTCCAATGAAATGTCTCGATTTTGAAGAAGCATTTCAAAGCGAATCAGTATCAAAAGGTTACGAATCGCCATACAAGAATATTTCGTTTCTCAAGGAAGATGCTGTGACTGTTAATA cAATGAGCCACTGCCCAGCCGACGATATCGCCAAGCTCATCCGAAACATTCAAAACTCGGTGTACACTCTTGGAATCGAAGAAGCTCGCCAGTGCCGACGTGGAAAGTTGCTCAACGTGCTGAAACCCACTGGCTCGGCTTCTCCGAGATATTTGCAGCCAACACCACCGAAAAATGTAGCGGAAGAAACGACAGGAAGCCAGTGA
- the gtap-2 gene encoding Gamma-Tubulin Associating Protein (Confirmed by transcript evidence;~Product from WormBase gene class gtap) has translation MLSTLSFLIHGEQNVQQCQTISDLECLYLINKNQPLRDSNGNPLTAHELTDDLNERLVTLKLEAFRPVVSEVLDQLEEQDDALHYFVLVATSRLSDEDFENSLKEVSLSQKLMVRIDGEYKYRLYSKPIVRNNIPQLAWDISPALRTRKVAEKDEISPPNNTANVYPVDDWGLISREFRSILSCEELILSAREGQSIEFFHLDNQGFYRNLLDMHRGISSDLFQIDGDYHFYQSRPCRVQEWNLTTTRIILQKHIFIANQLAEAIQKLKNIFVTGTDNSIRLMMQKYLIDEQQIFFEYFEYIFDESASTSYNFQSIVENLPKLNIHDASCRFQICDDIFEIVSAHYHVIREMIQVVGNINDYSPIRLNEMSFTGSQSAPQFYAKRMWRRLNVELIRFIVNKLAEMLTTPDAELMELLTDAGDAKLIKDPSIWQRLNPLQMESSLCIDEDLANRVADLIIGYQFFVNDKKSKSQKLDEKTFAKSDIQDAEELELFAKTPEFEIIIQKILDRVDVNSVTEESEELTICINKLLEQIPTTTLVEKYSQIVLEKSIKFFEFLKLFFTSAYIHMRHSTFLNRYVLDTLEREKMLKQGYDPVFLRTIGYNERSTNEDSLLVVTPPEPLNVFVSKSVTDIYSQVFTVLRMLHTALNEVLETRNSETLTREPRLRYAFFHMNTTIFAIRKNMLTLIEQSYEAFMKTLDFKSKPDQRSSHELLNVCYRAHRKFIRDVAGALMLKSNAGTTGRIIRLMVGSVSQASNACVNGDAVGAEKFYQQFQNNLLIFLDQCRLDHIRYPLYRSLEIGSEETDGRRSLNSSYSDDLSCRSY, from the exons atgctaAGCACATTAAGCTTTCTAATACATGGGGAACAAAATGTGCAACAGTGCCAAACAATATCAGATTTGGAGTGTCTCTATCTGATCAATAAAAATCAGCCCTTACGAGACTCAAACGGGAATCCT ttgacaGCTCACGAATTGACGGATGATTTGAATGAACGGCTGGTTACTCTAAAGCTAGAAGCATTTCGCCCGGTTGTCTCTGAAGTCCTAG atcagCTGGAAGAACAGGATGATGCTCTCCACTATTTTGTGCTGGTCGCAACTTCCCGGTTGTCAGATGAGGATTTTGAGAATAGCTTGAAAGAAGTCTCGTTGTCccaaaaattg ATGGTACGAATCGATGGTGAATATAAATACAGATTATATTCAAAACCAATTGTACGAAATAACATTCCACAATTAGCATGGGATATTTCTCCAGCACTGAGAACACGCAAAGTGGCAGAAAAAGATGAGATATCACCAC caaacAATACAGCGAATGTATATCCAGTTGATGATTGGGGATTGATTTCACGGGAATTCAGATCTATTCTCTCATGTGAAGAGCTCATTTTAAGTGCTCGAGAAGGCCAatcaatcgaattttttcatcttgACAATCAGGGATTCTACAGAAATCTACTTGATATGCATCGAGGAATCAGTTCAGATTTATTTCAAATCGATGGAGattatcatttttatcaatCCAGGCCGTGTCGAGTTCAAGAATGGAATCTGACAACAACTCGAATTATTCTTCAAAAGCATATATTCATAGCGAATCAACTGGCAGAAGCCatacaaaagttaaaaaatatttttgtaactgGAACTGACAATTCGATTCGGCTTATGATGcagaaatatttaattgatGAACAGCAGATTTTCttcgaatattttgaatatatatttgaCGAGTCAGCAAGTACATCctacaattttcaatcgatcGTTGA aaatctgCCCAAATTGAACATCCACGATGCCTCATGTCGATTTCAGATTTGTGATGACATATTTGAAATCGTTAGCGCACATTATCACGTTATCAGGGAAATGATACAAGTTGTTGGGAATATTAATGATTACAGT cctaTCCGTCTCAATGAAATGTCGTTCACTGGATCTCAATCAGCTCCTCAATTTTATGCGAAACGAATGTGGAGAAGGCTGAATGTTGAATTAATTCGATTCATTGTGAA taaactGGCTGAAATGCTCACCACTCCCGATGCTGAACTTATGGAGCTCCTCACTGACGCCGGAGATGCCAAGCTTATCAAAGATCCTTCAATTTGGCAACGCCTGAATCCTTTACAAATGGAATCTTCATTGTGTATTGATGAAGATCTTGCAAATCGAGTTGCAGATCTTATAATtggttatcaattttttgttaatgatAAGAAGAGCAAAAGTCAGAAGTTGGATGAAAAAACATTCGCAAAGTCAGATATTCAAGACGCTGAAGAGTTGGAATTGTTTGCAAAAACTCCTGAATTCGAGataattattcagaaaatattagaTAGAGTGGATGTTAACTCAGTAACAGAAGAGTCTGAAGAGTTGACAATTTGCATCAATAAACTTCTCGAACAAATTCCAACTACGACGCTTGTTGAGAAATACTCACAAATAGTTTTGGAgaaatcaatcaaattttttgagttcttAAAACTTTTCTTCACTTCTGCATATATTCACATGCGacattcaactttttt aaatcgATATGTGCTTGATACTCTGGAACgagagaaaatgttgaaacaagGATATGATCCAGTATTTCTCAGAACCATCGGTTATAATGAACgaa gTACAAATGAAGATTCCCTTCTAGTCGTCACTCCGCCAGAAccattaaatgtttttgtgtCGAAAAGTGTTACTGACATTTATTCCCAAGTGTTCACAGTACTCCGAATGCTTCACACAGCACTCAATGAAGTTTTGGAAACTCGAAATTCTGAGACATTAACTCGTGAGCCACGTCTTCGATACGCATTCTTTCATATGAATACTACGATTTTTGCAATCCGAAAGAATATGCTCACACTCATTGAACAATCATATGAGGCATTTATG aaaaccttaGATTTCAAAAGCAAACCTGACCAACGAAGTTCGCATGAACTCTTAAATGTCTGTTATCGTGCACATCGGAAATTTATTCGTGACGTTGCTGGAGCTTTGATGCTGAAATCAAATGCAGGAACTACTGGTAGAATCATTCGTCTT ATGGTTGGAAGTGTTTCCCAGGCATCAAATGCTTGTGTAAATGGAGATGCAGTCGGTGCTGAAAAATTCTATCagcaatttcaaaacaatctGCTCATTTTTCTTGACC AATGTCGCCTCGATCATATTCGTTATCCACTGTACAGAAGTTTGGAAATTGGAAGCGAAGAGACTGATGGTCGCCGATCTCTAAATTCATCGTATTCTGATGATCTCAGTTGTCGATCTTAttga
- the ZK632.9 gene encoding uncharacterized protein (Confirmed by transcript evidence), producing the protein MSSTAEEMAAAFEQTGGPDLTTGSGKRTKSDRVEHKHASQPGGDTRKVVQTASNGEAKRKEK; encoded by the exons ATGTCGTCGACTGCTGAAGAAATGGCTGCCGCATTCGAGCAAACCGGAGGACCG gaTCTCACCACTGGAAGCGGAAAGCGCACCAAGTCTGACAGAGTGGAGCACAAGCACGCATCTCAGCCAGGAGGGGACACTCGCAAGGTTGTTCAAACCGCCAGCAACGGAGAGGCAAAGAGAAAAGAGAAGTG a
- the ZK632.14 gene encoding DNA/RNA-binding protein Alba-like domain-containing protein (Confirmed by transcript evidence), whose protein sequence is MDNYVPADETIEEPPNPFPAPYNTADAKIMLVSKSSKFTKINGHVRDYFTESPDCNRFVVFKSTNGATEKAVSCVEVFKQQFEEPLYQWTRVVCSKRIVLWKCLQEGPRDIRVTVEVPVIFIVISRDPFPGEYSCMSMQCSSDKDIAFLPVIRTSHGGKADKKGEKKGNRKTNEGNKWMKPNTEQRKKENKERNQLLKEIETSKTE, encoded by the exons atggACAACTACGTGCCTGCAGATGAAACAATCGAAGAGCCACCAAATCCATTTCCTGCTCCATACAACACTGCAGATGCCAAGATAATGCTCGTCAGCAAATCGagtaaattcacaaaaatcaatggaCACGTTCGTGATTATTTCACAGAAAGTCCGGATTGTAATCGATTTGTTGTGTTTAAGTCAACAAATGGAGCAACTGAGAAGGCAGTTTCATGTGTAGAAGTGTTCAAACAACAATTTGAA gAACCCCTTTACCAATGGACACGTGTCGTTTGTTCAAAGAGAATTGTGTTATGGAAATGTCTACAAGAAGGACCTAGAGA tATTCGAGTCACTGTTGAAGTTCCTGTCATTTTCATTGTCATTTCCCGTGATCCATTTCCTGGAGAATACAGTTGCATGAG TATGCAATGTTCATCTGACAAAGACATCGCATTCCTTCCGGTGATTCGTACCTCACATGGTGGAAAAGCAGACAAAAAAGGCGAGAAGAAGGGCAATCGAAAGACAAATGAAGGAAATAAATGGATGAAGCCTAACACAGAGCAAAGGAAAAAGGAGAACAAAGAGAGGAATCAATTgttgaaagaaattgaaacttcTAAAACTGAATGA
- the cnx-1 gene encoding Calnexin (Confirmed by transcript evidence), with the protein MFGPDKCGATGKVHLIFRYKNPINGTISEYHANQPTTIGSTYWDDHNTHLFTLVVKPTGEYSVSVDGKSLYYGNMMSDVTPALTPPKQIFDETDLKPVDWDERENIEDESAVKPDDWDENEPQSVVDEAATKPYDWNEEENELIADPEAKKPQDWDEDMDGSWEAPLIDNPACKGLSGCGTWKAPTIKNPKYKGKWIRPKISNPAFKGKWTARLIDNPNYFEPKPFAGLAPITAVGIEMWTMSENILFDNILITSSEEDSSDVAKQTFYVKQKEEYRLAAATGNGNGFFQQIIDATNEKPWLWAVYILCVLLPLVAIGVFCFGKQSKPTPNFAKKSDAYSADDDRVPNLVDDDEEEIIGDEEDDVNQPGPSGSQSNPEPQDEEENAEQQSANSSQSSAAEEEDDEHVVPENEPVKPTEEFAKKSPKNTGGAKRRTARRGD; encoded by the exons ATGTTCGGACCTGACAAGTGCGGAGCCACTGGAAAAGTTCACTTAATTTTCCGttataaaaatccaattaacGGAACTATTTCTGAATATCATGCCAATCAGCCAACAACGATTGGATCAACTTACTGGGATGATCATAATACACATTTATTCACACTTGTTGTCAAACCGACTGGTGAATATTCAGTTAGTGTAGATGGAAAGAGTTTATATTATGGAAACATGATGAGT gATGTCACTCCAGCTCTTACTCCACCAAAACAGATCTTCGATGAGACCGATTTAAAGCCTGTTGACTGGGATGAACGAGAGAATATTGAAGACGAAAGTGCTGTAAAGCCAGACGATTGGGATGAAAATGAACCACAAAGTGTGGTTGATGAAGCTGCCACAAAACCATACGACTGGaatgaagaagaaaacgaATTGATTGCTGATCCAGAAGCAAAGAAGCCACAAGATTGGGATGAGGATATGGATGGATCATGGGAAGCTCCTCTAATTGACAATCCAGCTTGTAAAGGACTCAGTGGATGTGGAACATGGAAGGCACCGACTATTAAGAATCCTAAATAtaag ggaaaatggattcgaccaaaaatttcaaatccggcgTTCAAGGGAAAATGGACAGCTCGACTTATCGATAATCCAAACTACTTCGAGCCCAAGCCATTTGCCGGACTTGCTCCAATTACTGCTGTCGGAATCGAAATGTGGACAATGAGCGAAAATATCTTATTTG ataatatcCTCATCACATCATCAGAAGAAGACTCGTCTGATGTAGCTAAACAAACATTTTACGTTAAGCAAAAAGAAGAATATCGTCTCGCTGCAGCCACTGGAAATGGAAATGGTTTCTTCCAGCAAATTATCGACGCAACAAATGAAAAACCATGGTTGTGGGCAGTTTATATTCTTTGCGTTCTTCTTCCTCTTGTTGCTATCGGAGTATTTTGCTTCGGAAAACAATCGAAACCAACTCCAAACTTTGCGAAAAAGTCTGATGCTTACTCAGCCGATGATGACAGAGTTCCGAACTTGGTCGATGATGACGAAGAAGAAATTATTGGAGATGAGGAAGACGATGTGAATCAGCCTGGACCATCCGGTTCCCAGAGCAATCCAGAACCGCAAGACGAGGAAGAAAATGCCGAACAACAATCTGCGAATTCCTCGCAATCCAGTGCAGCTGAAGAAGAGGATGACGAGCATGTTGTTCCAGAAAATGAGCCAGTGAAGCCAACTGAAGAATTTGCCAAAAAGAGCCCGAAAAATACCGGAGGGGCGAAGCGTCGCACAGCTCGCCGAGGGGATTGA
- the lin-52 gene encoding Protein lin-52 (Confirmed by transcript evidence), translated as MSRPLGFIGYEFGDDEMFVQQMIEKKSNAEQAKMLEQQKKMLECTETMPEESEPVPMKCLDFEEAFQSESVSKGYESPYKNISFLKEDAVTVNTMSHCPADDIAKLIRNIQNSVYTLGIEEARQCRRGKLLNVLKPTGSASPRYLQPTPPKNVAEETTGSQ; from the exons atgtcGCGTCCGCTAGGATTTATTGGATACGAATTTGGAGATGACGAAATGTTCGTCCAACAAATGATCGAAAAGAAATCAAACGCAGAACAGGCGAAAATGCTTG aacaacaGAAAAAGATGCTCGAATGCACCGAAACAATGCCAGAAGAAAGTGAGCCAGTTCCAATGAAATGTCTCGATTTTGAAGAAGCATTTCAAAGCGAATCAGTATCAAAAGGTTACGAATCGCCATACAAGAATATTTCGTTTCTCAAGGAAGATGCTGTGACTGTTAATA cAATGAGCCACTGCCCAGCCGACGATATCGCCAAGCTCATCCGAAACATTCAAAACTCGGTGTACACTCTTGGAATCGAAGAAGCTCGCCAGTGCCGACGTGGAAAGTTGCTCAACGTGCTGAAACCCACTGGCTCGGCTTCTCCGAGATATTTGCAGCCAACACCACCGAAAAATGTAGCGGAAGAAACGACAGGAAGCCAGTGA
- the cnx-1 gene encoding Calnexin (Confirmed by transcript evidence) yields MVNRKWMYIFIQFLLVSSIRSDDDVFEDDEEEVTKGSDDKEEFVPSLFVAPKLSDKSTPNFFDYFPVGSKIGLTWIKSLAKKDDVDSDIAKYNGEWSIGAPTKVSIEGDLGLIVKTKARHHAIAAKLNTPFAFDANTFVVQYDIKFEEGQECGGGYLKLLSEGAEKDLANFQDKTAYTIMFGPDKCGATGKVHLIFRYKNPINGTISEYHANQPTTIGSTYWDDHNTHLFTLVVKPTGEYSVSVDGKSLYYGNMMSDVTPALTPPKQIFDETDLKPVDWDERENIEDESAVKPDDWDENEPQSVVDEAATKPYDWNEEENELIADPEAKKPQDWDEDMDGSWEAPLIDNPACKGLSGCGTWKAPTIKNPKYKGKWIRPKISNPAFKGKWTARLIDNPNYFEPKPFAGLAPITAVGIEMWTMSENILFDNILITSSEEDSSDVAKQTFYVKQKEEYRLAAATGNGNGFFQQIIDATNEKPWLWAVYILCVLLPLVAIGVFCFGKQSKPTPNFAKKSDAYSADDDRVPNLVDDDEEEIIGDEEDDVNQPGPSGSQSNPEPQDEEENAEQQSANSSQSSAAEEEDDEHVVPENEPVKPTEEFAKKSPKNTGGAKRRTARRGD; encoded by the exons ATGGTGAACCGGAAATGGATGTATATATTCATTCAGTTTTTACTGGTATCATCAATTAGAAGTGATGATGATGTATTTGAAGACGATGAAGAGGAAGTAACCAAAGGTAGTGATGATAAGGAAGAATTCGTACCATCTCTCTTCGTTGCTCCTAAGCTTTCTGACAAGTCTACACCAAATTTCTTCGATTATTTCCCAGTTGGATCTAAAATTGGTCTAACTTGGATCAAAAGTCTTGCCAAGAAAGATGACGTCGACTCTGATATTGCAAAATACAATGGAGAGTGGAGCATCGGAGCCCCAACAAAAGTATCGATTGAAGGCGACCTCGGATTAATTGTGAAAACAAag gcacGCCATCATGCAATTGCTGCCAAACTCAATACTCCGTTTGCATTTGATGCGAATACTTTCGTTGTTCA ATATGACATCAAGTTTGAGGAAGGTCAAGAATGTGGAGGAGGGTATCTCAAGCTTTTGAGCGAAGGAGCTGAAAAAGATCTTGCCAATTTCCAAGATAAGACCGCTTATACAATTATGTTCGGACCTGACAAGTGCGGAGCCACTGGAAAAGTTCACTTAATTTTCCGttataaaaatccaattaacGGAACTATTTCTGAATATCATGCCAATCAGCCAACAACGATTGGATCAACTTACTGGGATGATCATAATACACATTTATTCACACTTGTTGTCAAACCGACTGGTGAATATTCAGTTAGTGTAGATGGAAAGAGTTTATATTATGGAAACATGATGAGT gATGTCACTCCAGCTCTTACTCCACCAAAACAGATCTTCGATGAGACCGATTTAAAGCCTGTTGACTGGGATGAACGAGAGAATATTGAAGACGAAAGTGCTGTAAAGCCAGACGATTGGGATGAAAATGAACCACAAAGTGTGGTTGATGAAGCTGCCACAAAACCATACGACTGGaatgaagaagaaaacgaATTGATTGCTGATCCAGAAGCAAAGAAGCCACAAGATTGGGATGAGGATATGGATGGATCATGGGAAGCTCCTCTAATTGACAATCCAGCTTGTAAAGGACTCAGTGGATGTGGAACATGGAAGGCACCGACTATTAAGAATCCTAAATAtaag ggaaaatggattcgaccaaaaatttcaaatccggcgTTCAAGGGAAAATGGACAGCTCGACTTATCGATAATCCAAACTACTTCGAGCCCAAGCCATTTGCCGGACTTGCTCCAATTACTGCTGTCGGAATCGAAATGTGGACAATGAGCGAAAATATCTTATTTG ataatatcCTCATCACATCATCAGAAGAAGACTCGTCTGATGTAGCTAAACAAACATTTTACGTTAAGCAAAAAGAAGAATATCGTCTCGCTGCAGCCACTGGAAATGGAAATGGTTTCTTCCAGCAAATTATCGACGCAACAAATGAAAAACCATGGTTGTGGGCAGTTTATATTCTTTGCGTTCTTCTTCCTCTTGTTGCTATCGGAGTATTTTGCTTCGGAAAACAATCGAAACCAACTCCAAACTTTGCGAAAAAGTCTGATGCTTACTCAGCCGATGATGACAGAGTTCCGAACTTGGTCGATGATGACGAAGAAGAAATTATTGGAGATGAGGAAGACGATGTGAATCAGCCTGGACCATCCGGTTCCCAGAGCAATCCAGAACCGCAAGACGAGGAAGAAAATGCCGAACAACAATCTGCGAATTCCTCGCAATCCAGTGCAGCTGAAGAAGAGGATGACGAGCATGTTGTTCCAGAAAATGAGCCAGTGAAGCCAACTGAAGAATTTGCCAAAAAGAGCCCGAAAAATACCGGAGGGGCGAAGCGTCGCACAGCTCGCCGAGGGGATTGA
- the panl-3 gene encoding PAN2-PAN3 deadenylation complex subunit PAN3 (Confirmed by transcript evidence) encodes MQPGEGYHYDSGPNNAVHPHQLPAGSRLNQYLANNNRQGPSFGPGTPINVNAPVFVPKHQQPQPAQVAAPPPMVNQFAQLSIHDVPHQMIPFGQINGPPTFGPGQHMNHRASHHHQSPQMAQQPPTLQQSAYDRYQLENRGGTTYFYTEPTEAGPDDEQYTEAEAPDGSILVNTPGAFGYNAPLPISHMARFRGKANANLQTQFISPEIRMELINRQLAYDTKADSAIIGDIPHSVEHFSNLVPLEIAGIQSQTTYKAFSCRDGNYYCLRRIHGNRIQHPGKQTHLVEQWKKLVHGNVVPLREVLINCRAFDDSSLIFAYDYYPLAGTLMEKHFDTKSGTFFDPNNGFRISSPMNVSMPISGTGAHETLIWSYIIQIAAALRAIHSSGLACRTLDLNKIITYGNKIMISFCGIQDVLDPDPTTIQQQQNEDLNMFGNLIVALATGRANGWRKDLYQQLKKFIEDTYSMDLRNVIGFLHNNSTRKTINEIMPMIGGRFFTVMENMQAKTDVLEAELSREMENGRLFRLVAKMNTVLERVEHGTDDAWSETGDRFMLKLFRDYVFHQVTDQGKAWLDMAHIVQCLNKLDCGSQEKIEMVSRSGDTQIIIDYATLKRCLDKSFRDLLGTNMMLHR; translated from the exons ATGCAACCGGGTGAAGGGTACCATTATGATAGTGGTCCTAACAACGCGGTGCATCCACATCAGTTGCCTGCAGGCTCGCGGCTCAATCAGTACCTCGCCAATAATAACCGACAAG GACCATCATTCGGACCAGGTACTCCCATAAACGTAAAT gCGCCCGTATTCGTTCCAAAGCATCAGCAGCCACAACCTGCTCAGGTAGCAGCTCCACCTCCAATGGTGAATCAGTTTGCTCAGCTATCAATTCACGACGTACCTCATCAAATGATACCTTTCGGACAAATTAACGGGCCACCGACGTTCGGTCCAGGCCAACATATGAATCATCGTGCATCTCATCACCATCAATCACCACAGATGGCACAACAGCCACCTACTCTGCAGCAATCAGCTTACGATCGATATCAACTAGAGAATCGTGGAGGAACGACGTATTTTTATACAGAGCCAACGGAAGCTGGGCCAGATGATGAGCAGTATACTGAAGCAGAGGCACCTGATGGAAGCATTCTTGTG AATACTCCCGGAGCATTTGGATATAATGCACCCCTTCCAATTTCTCATATGGCACGATTTCGAGGGAAAGCAAACGCAAACCTGCAGACACAATTTATATCTCCAGAAATTCGAATGGAGCTGATCAATCGACAATTAGCATACGATACAAAAGCAGATTCCGCTATTATAGGAGATATTCCACATTCCGTcgaacatttttccaatttggtTCCTTTGGAAATTGCAGGAATACAATCTCAAACGACGTATAAAGCATTCTCGTGTCGCGATGGAAATTATTATTGTCTGAGAAGAATACAtg gaaatcgaATTCAACATCCTGGAAAACAAACTCATCTCGTAGAACAGTGGAAGAAATTAGTACATGGAAATGTGGTTCCTCTTCGTGAAGTTCTTATTAATTGTCGGGCATTTGATGATTctt ctctaATATTCGCTTACGACTATTATCCACTCGCTGGAACCCTCATGGAGAAACATTTTGATACCAAGAGCGGCACATTCTTCGATCCTAACA ATGGTTTCCGTATATCATCACCAATGAATGTTTCCATGCCAATTTCTGGAACTGGCGCTCACGAAACACTAATTTGGAGTTATATAATTCAAATCGCTGCCGCATTGCGCGCAATTCACTCGAGTGGACTCGCGTGTCGAACACttgatttgaataaaatcataACTTACGGAAATAAGATAATGATCTCATTTTGTGGTATTCAAGATGTACTGGATCCCGATCCAACAACCATCCAACAGCAACAAAATGAGGATCTTAAtatgtttggaaatttaattgtGGCATTGGCAACTGGGCGCGCAAATGGATGGAGGAAGGATCTTTatcaacaattgaaaaagtttattgagGATACTTATTCAATGGATTTGCGAAACGTTATTGG TTTTCTACACAACAATAGTACTCGAAAGACAATAAATGAAATAATGCCAATGATTGGAGGCCGTTTTTTCACTGTTATGGAAAATATGCAGGCAAAAACGGATGTTCTGGAAGCAGAATTGAGCagagaaatggaaaatggaCGGCTCTTCCGGCTTGTTGCAAAAATGAATACTGTTCTTGAAAGAGTAGA ACACGGAACAGATGATGCATGGTCAGAGACTGGAGATCGCTTTATGCTGAAATTGTTCAGAGATTACGTATTCCATCAAGTTACGGACCAAGGAAAAGCTTGGTTAGATATGGCACATATTGTACAGTGCCTCAATAAATTGGATTGTGGATCgcaggaaaaaatcgaaatggtTTCACGAAGCGGGGATACGCAGATTATTATTGATTATGCTACACTGAAAAG ATGTCTGGACAAGTCATTCCGCGATTTGCTGGGCACGAATATGATGTTGCACCGCTAA
- the arl-5 gene encoding ADP-ribosylation factor-like protein 5 (Confirmed by transcript evidence) — MGLIMAKLFQSWWIGKKYKIIVVGLDNAGKTTILYNYVTKDQVETKPTIGSNVEEVSYRNLDFVIWDIGGQESLRKSWSTYYVQTDVVIVVIDSSDTTRIPIMKEQLHNMLQHEDLARAHILVLANKQDLPGAMNPAEVSTQLGLQTLRGARKWQINGCCAVKGEGLPEALEWIANNL; from the exons ATGGGTCTCATTATGGCAAAACTGTTCCAAAGTTGGTGGATTGGTAAAA AGTACAAGATTATTGTAGTCGGTCTCGATAATGCAGGGAAAACGACGATTTTATATAATTA TGTGACAAAAGATCAAGTTGAAACGAAGCCAACAATTGGAAGCAACGTCGAAGAAGTTTCGTATCgaaatttagattttgtgATCTGGGATATTGGCGGGCAGGAGAGTCTACGAAAGTCTTGGAGTACTTATTATGTTCAAACAGATGTTGTTATAGTTG ttattgACAGTTCCGACACCACTAGGATTCCAATTATGAAAGAACAACTGCACAATATGCTTCAACATGAAGATCTTGCTCGTGCTCATATTCTGGTTTTGGCCAACAAACAGGATCTGCCCGGAGCAATGAATCCAGCAGAAGTATCCACACAACTCGGTCTCCAGACATTACGAGGTGCTCGGAAATGGCAGATAAATGGATGTTGTGCTGTGAAAGGAGAAGGATTGCCGGAAGCTCTCGAATGGATTGCCAACAATTTGTAG